The Thermoplasmata archaeon genomic sequence GGGCGAGGTCCAGGGCGCGGCCGAGGTCCCCGGCGGCTTCGGTCTGCTCCGCACGCTCCACGAGGCCGCGGGCGAACGTGATGTCCACGCGGTCCTGGGACGCCGCGGCGAGGTCCTTGCGAGCCGCTTCCAAAGCCCGTCGCACGGCCACGGGTGACGCGGCGGCGATTGGGGCTCGGTCCAGCGCCTGTCCGCAGGCGTCGCAGGCGGTCCGCCCGTCGGGGACCTCCGATTCGCACAGGGAGCAGCGCGGCATTCTACCGACCGGGTCGATTCTCCCCTGTACAGGAGAGGAGGGACGTCCGTCGCGATGGCGGGGTTTCTCGTATAAAAGAAGCGACCTCGATATCGGGGACGATAACGATTTGGCCCTCCTGTACTGGCCCGACCCGCAACATTCGCCGTCGTCCGAAAACCTTCAAGTAGGCCTGCCCGCATCGGACGGCGGCCCGACCGCCCCCCACGGGACGGTCCGGGAGGTCATCGGTTGGCGACGCGCAAGGGGCCCTCCCTCGTCGGGATGGCCGTGGTGGATCCGGACGGGATCGAGCTCGGGTACGTGTCCGCGGAGGAGGAGAACTTCCTCGTGATCGGGGAAGGGACGGAAGGCATCCTCCGCCTGGGAAAGCGGTACCTGGGTTCCGTGGCGGACAAGGTCCTGCTCAAGGGCCCCCTGGTCGAGGTACTCGCCGGCCTCAACGTCGTGGACGACGAGGGCGAGTTCGTCGGGGTCGTCAAGGACACCGTGGAGGCCGAGGACGTGCTCGACTCCCTGATCATCGAGGACGAGCAGGGGGAGATGCTCACCGTGCTCATGGAGGACGTCCGGTCCATCGATGAATGGGTCGAGCTCAGCGTCTCGGGGGACTCGATCGGCAGCTAGGGCGTCGGGCGGTCCTCCGGGGTGAGGAAGAACACGCCGAGCCCGATCCAGATGAGCAGGAGGATGAGGACGAGGATCCCGCCCACGTGCCAGATCAGGTTCACCAGGATGAGGACGAGGGGCAGGACGAACGCGACGATGATCGAGACCGGGACGCGCGCCATGGGGCCGAGCGACTCGATGACCTCGTGCCCTTAAAGGTTTACTAAGGCCGGATTTCGCAGCCTTTAAGAAACCGGAGGCCCGCGGAATCGCAGGACGGCCTACGCTTCACTCTCGCCGTTCGCCAGCACGCCGCGTCGTAAGGCCCAGCACCTTCCATTCTTCCGGCCGTCGCGTCGGCTCAGGGGAATGGACGCGTCAAAGAACCACAAACAAAACGTAGGGAAGCGCGTCCAGCAGGAAGTGGATGAGTACAGGACCCGCGACGTTCCTGGCTCTCGATCGCACGTAGGCGCCGGCCAAGAGGATGGACAGGGGGAAGACGTTGACCGCCAAGAGGAGGAGCGTGTGGGCCGGCGAGAAGGAATACGCGGCCAGATAATAGGGGACGTGGTAGAGGGTGAATAGGAGGGAACTGAGGAGGATGGCGGGAACGGCTTGGAGAAGGCCGCTCGGGTGCGCGGGCATCAGGCGGTCGAGAAGGAAACCACGGCCGAACGCCTCCTCGACGACCGCTACCGGGAAGAAGGCGTCCACGACAAGGTAGTAGGGGTACCACCCCGGTATTGTCCCGCCTCCCGAGGGCGGTGCGGTATAGGATGCGACCATCAGCGTGAGGACGCTGACGACCGCGTACACGGGGAACAGTCCGATACTCCAGAGCAGGCTGCGACGGGCGCCTTGGCTCCGGAACCCGAGGCCGACGAAGATCTCCCGGACCGACCGTCTCCGCTCGACCCACACCTCGTAGCCGATGAGGGCGAGCAGGAGCGGTCCGTATCCTAGCGCGGCATTCGCGAGCAACCGGGCGACCACGTCGAGGGTGAGTTGCTGCGGCAGTGGCCCTCCCGACGTTTGGACGAGTGCAGCAACCGCGATGAAGTACGCCAACACAACCAACGAGACCGCGAGAGGCCCTTTCACCTCCCCGAATCGCCTCGGTTTCGGGGCCCTACTAGCGTCGGCGCTCACCCCTGCCACGGAGGTCGCGTATCGTGTCATCGCTGCATACGCTTTCCGGCCGCGTCGGCTCGGGGGACGCGCAGCCTACCGGGCCTGATTCCGCGACAGGAGTGCTCGTCCCCCTTCAGCAGAGTACGTACCGAGGCCTCATCTCTTCGTGTTCGAGTGCGCCCCCGGGCGAGGACCGTGGCGAAGAAGGATCTTCCGAAGGCCTTGCAGGACCTGTATTTTCCGAGCGCGAAGGAGCCGGTCTTCGTGGACGTGCCCGCGATGCAGTTCGCGATGGTCGATGGCGTCGGCGATCCGAATTCGTCGAAGGGGTTCCAGGAGGCAATCGGCGCCCTGTACGGCGTCGCGTACACGGCCAAGTTCGCCGCGAAGAAGACGGGGATCCGAGACGTGCTCGTGATGCCCCTCGAAGGCCTGTTCTGGACGGAGGGCTCGGACACGTTCCTCCCGGCGGACAAGGGGCAATGGCACTGGACCCTCATGCTCATGGAGCCCGCCGCGGTCACGCGCAAGCTGTTCGACGGGAGCGTGCGCGCGCTTCGGGAACGGAAGAATCCGCCCGGGCTGTCCCGCGTCCGCCTCGAGCGGTTTCGGGAGGGCAAGGCGGCCCAGATCCTCTACGTGGGTCCGTACTCCGCGGAGCAGCCCACGATCGAGCGCCTGCACGCGTTCATCCGGGAGAACGGCTACCGGCTCTCGGGCAAGCACCACGAGATCTACATGGGCGACCCGCGCCGGAACGCCCCGGAGAAGCTGAAAACCGTGATCCGGCAGCCCGCATCCCGGTGACGCCAGACCCCGTTTCCGGACAACGACGCCACGTGCCGCGCAGTCCGTTCCACGGGCGTTCAATAAGGGGGAAATACCCCTACGACC encodes the following:
- a CDS encoding CPBP family intramembrane glutamic endopeptidase, which codes for MKGPLAVSLVVLAYFIAVAALVQTSGGPLPQQLTLDVVARLLANAALGYGPLLLALIGYEVWVERRRSVREIFVGLGFRSQGARRSLLWSIGLFPVYAVVSVLTLMVASYTAPPSGGGTIPGWYPYYLVVDAFFPVAVVEEAFGRGFLLDRLMPAHPSGLLQAVPAILLSSLLFTLYHVPYYLAAYSFSPAHTLLLLAVNVFPLSILLAGAYVRSRARNVAGPVLIHFLLDALPYVLFVVL
- a CDS encoding GyrI-like domain-containing protein; this translates as MAKKDLPKALQDLYFPSAKEPVFVDVPAMQFAMVDGVGDPNSSKGFQEAIGALYGVAYTAKFAAKKTGIRDVLVMPLEGLFWTEGSDTFLPADKGQWHWTLMLMEPAAVTRKLFDGSVRALRERKNPPGLSRVRLERFREGKAAQILYVGPYSAEQPTIERLHAFIRENGYRLSGKHHEIYMGDPRRNAPEKLKTVIRQPASR